From one Streptomyces sp. NBC_01478 genomic stretch:
- a CDS encoding ABC transporter permease produces MSFWEYVSNRHQQLLTDAYQHASAVFQCMVVATLIGVLIGVVTYRSEWAGNLATTATSTILTIPSLAMIGLLIPIVGLGVPPTVIALTLYGLLPIVRNSIVGLRGVDPSLVDAAKGIGMSRLMRLARVELPLAWPPILTGIRVSTQMLMGIAAIAAYASGPGLGNEIFRGIGSLGSKNALNQVLAGTLGIIVLALLFDAAYVLLGRLTIPRGIRA; encoded by the coding sequence GTGAGCTTCTGGGAGTACGTGAGCAACCGGCACCAGCAACTGCTCACCGACGCCTACCAACATGCCAGCGCGGTCTTCCAGTGCATGGTCGTGGCCACGCTGATCGGGGTGCTGATCGGGGTCGTGACCTATCGGAGCGAGTGGGCGGGCAACCTGGCCACCACGGCCACGTCGACCATTCTGACCATTCCGTCGCTCGCCATGATCGGTCTGCTCATTCCGATCGTGGGCCTTGGCGTTCCGCCCACCGTGATCGCTCTGACCCTGTACGGGCTGCTGCCGATCGTGCGCAACTCGATCGTGGGGCTGCGCGGGGTCGACCCGTCCCTGGTGGACGCGGCGAAGGGCATCGGGATGTCCCGGCTGATGCGGCTCGCGCGGGTCGAACTGCCGCTGGCCTGGCCGCCGATCCTGACCGGTATCCGGGTCTCCACCCAGATGCTGATGGGCATCGCGGCCATCGCGGCGTACGCCTCCGGGCCCGGCCTCGGCAACGAGATCTTCCGCGGTATCGGGTCGCTGGGCAGCAAGAACGCCCTCAACCAGGTGCTCGCGGGCACGCTCGGGATCATCGTCCTGGCGCTGCTGTTCGACGCCGCGTACGTCCTTCTCGGACGGCTGACCATTCCCAGGGGGATCCGTGCCTGA
- a CDS encoding betaine/proline/choline family ABC transporter ATP-binding protein (Members of the family are the ATP-binding subunit of ABC transporters for substrates such as betaine, L-proline or other amino acids, choline, carnitine, etc. The substrate specificity is best determined from the substrate-binding subunit, rather than this subunit, as it interacts with the permease subunit and not with substrate directly.) produces MPEPATTTTSGASIELENLTKKYPGSQQPAVDSVNMEIKAGELVVFVGPSGCGKSTTLKMINRLIEPTGGRIRIDGEDVTDIDPVKLRRKVGYAIQSSGLFPHMTVAQNIALVPRMIGWSKSRIRNRVEEMLDLVGLDAGEFQGRYPRQLSGGQQQRVGVARALAADPPVLLMDEPFGAVDPITRDHLQDELIRLQHELHKTIVFVTHDFDEAIKLGDRIAVLRERSHIAQFDTPEAILTNPADDFVSGFVGAGAALKRLNLTRVRDVEITDYPTVTVDDPLQNIFDKLRDSGTNEILLLDKRGRPYKWLRRGDMMRAKGSLARAGTLVSDTVTRDATLRDALEAVLTDNAGRVAVTGRRGEYTGVVDMETLMNSVHELLEADRLEAMEGRHELEEARALQTHAEQEGAGGEEKA; encoded by the coding sequence GTGCCTGAGCCGGCGACCACCACGACCTCCGGTGCCTCCATCGAACTGGAGAACCTGACCAAGAAGTACCCGGGCAGTCAGCAGCCGGCCGTCGACAGCGTCAACATGGAGATCAAGGCGGGCGAGCTGGTCGTCTTCGTCGGGCCCTCCGGCTGCGGGAAGTCCACCACGCTCAAGATGATCAACCGGCTGATCGAACCGACCGGCGGTCGCATCCGCATCGACGGCGAGGACGTCACCGACATCGACCCGGTGAAGCTGCGCCGCAAGGTCGGCTACGCGATCCAGTCGAGCGGTCTCTTCCCGCACATGACCGTCGCCCAGAACATCGCGCTGGTACCGAGGATGATCGGCTGGTCGAAGTCCCGGATCAGGAACCGGGTGGAGGAGATGCTCGACCTGGTCGGGCTCGACGCCGGCGAGTTCCAGGGCCGCTATCCGCGCCAGCTCTCCGGCGGGCAGCAGCAACGCGTGGGCGTGGCACGGGCGTTGGCGGCCGATCCGCCGGTGCTGCTGATGGACGAACCGTTCGGCGCGGTCGACCCGATCACCCGCGACCATCTCCAGGACGAGCTGATCAGGCTCCAGCACGAACTGCACAAGACGATCGTCTTCGTCACCCACGACTTCGACGAGGCGATCAAACTGGGCGACCGGATCGCCGTGCTGCGCGAACGCTCGCACATCGCGCAGTTCGACACCCCGGAGGCGATCCTCACCAACCCTGCGGACGACTTCGTGTCCGGGTTCGTGGGCGCCGGGGCCGCCCTGAAGCGGCTGAACCTGACCCGCGTACGGGACGTGGAGATCACCGACTATCCGACGGTGACCGTCGACGACCCGCTCCAGAACATCTTCGACAAACTCCGGGACAGCGGCACCAACGAGATCCTCCTCCTCGACAAGCGCGGCCGGCCCTACAAGTGGCTGCGGCGCGGCGACATGATGCGCGCCAAGGGGTCGCTGGCCCGGGCGGGCACGCTGGTCAGCGACACCGTGACCCGGGACGCGACCCTCCGGGACGCGCTGGAGGCCGTGCTCACGGACAACGCGGGGCGGGTCGCGGTCACCGGGCGGCGCGGCGAGTACACCGGCGTCGTCGACATGGAGACGCTGATGAACTCCGTGCACGAACTCCTCGAAGCCGACCGGCTGGAGGCCATGGAGGGCCGGCACGAGCTGGAGGAGGCCCGGGCCCTCCAGACGCACGCCGAGCAGGAAGGCGCCGGCGGGGAGGAGAAGGCGTGA
- a CDS encoding ABC transporter permease: protein MTTPELEEEAEVEAPPPAPPPKRRVTWQKLTILPAFLVAVLLATWLWFNQADLDAISENALSNGQVSKALWQHVQLTVISTFFVLIIAIPLGILLTRRAFRKAAPVAMTFANMGQATPAIGLLALLVIWLGTGEKAALIGIIIYAVLPVLSNTIAGLKANDPTLLEAARGIGMSQLGVLRRVELPLAVPLILAGVRTALVLNVGTATLATFGGGGGLGVLITTGITTQRMPVLVLGSILTVSLALLVDWLASLAELLLRPRGLEAGA from the coding sequence GTGACCACTCCCGAGCTGGAAGAAGAGGCGGAAGTCGAGGCCCCGCCGCCCGCGCCTCCCCCGAAGCGACGCGTCACCTGGCAGAAGCTGACGATTCTGCCCGCGTTCCTGGTGGCGGTCCTGCTGGCGACCTGGCTGTGGTTCAACCAGGCGGACCTGGACGCCATTTCGGAGAACGCGCTGTCCAACGGGCAGGTGAGCAAGGCCCTTTGGCAGCATGTCCAACTGACCGTGATCTCCACGTTCTTCGTGCTGATCATCGCGATCCCGCTGGGCATCCTGCTGACCCGCAGGGCGTTCCGGAAGGCCGCACCGGTGGCGATGACCTTCGCCAACATGGGCCAGGCCACCCCGGCGATCGGCCTGTTGGCCCTGCTGGTGATCTGGCTGGGCACCGGCGAGAAGGCGGCCCTGATCGGCATCATCATCTACGCCGTCCTGCCGGTGCTGTCCAACACCATCGCCGGCCTGAAGGCCAACGACCCCACGCTCCTGGAGGCGGCCCGGGGCATCGGCATGTCCCAACTCGGCGTCCTGAGACGGGTGGAGCTCCCGCTCGCCGTCCCGCTGATCCTGGCCGGCGTCCGCACGGCCCTGGTCCTCAACGTCGGTACGGCGACCCTGGCGACCTTCGGCGGGGGCGGCGGCCTGGGCGTCCTGATCACCACCGGCATCACCACCCAGCGGATGCCCGTCCTGGTCCTCGGCTCGATCCTCACGGTCAGTCTCGCCCTGCTGGTGGACTGGCTGGCCTCGCTGGCCGAACTGCTGCTGCGGCCAAGGGGATTGGAGGCGGGCGCATGA
- a CDS encoding glycine betaine ABC transporter substrate-binding protein — protein MKRTCLLLSGTLFVVSGCGLTSGSPMVDDVSPGTIGRGEPLKGAHLTVTSKEFTEQLILGAMMGIAFEAAGADVLDRTGIQGSIGAREAVKSGDADGMYEYTGTAWITYLGNSEPITDPMKQWEAVRDADLKNGLTWLPPSALNNTYALAMNQANFKKYGTKTLSEVAALAKKDPGAVTVCVESEFANRADGLPGMEKAYGMNLPAKNITQMDTGIIYTQVKKGSCTYGEVFTTDGRIKSMNLAVMADDKKFFPNYNAAPEINTKALKKWPAIAKVLDPVTKKLNNTVAQALNAKVDVDGEDPHQVALDWMKAEGLVKGG, from the coding sequence ATGAAACGCACCTGTCTGCTGCTGTCCGGGACGCTGTTCGTCGTCTCCGGCTGCGGACTGACCAGCGGCTCCCCCATGGTCGACGACGTCAGCCCCGGCACGATCGGGCGGGGCGAGCCGCTCAAGGGCGCCCATCTCACCGTCACCTCCAAGGAGTTCACCGAGCAACTGATCCTCGGCGCGATGATGGGCATCGCCTTCGAGGCGGCCGGCGCGGATGTCCTCGACCGGACCGGCATCCAGGGTTCGATCGGCGCGCGGGAGGCCGTCAAGTCCGGTGACGCGGACGGGATGTACGAGTACACCGGCACCGCGTGGATCACCTACCTCGGCAACAGCGAACCGATCACCGACCCGATGAAGCAGTGGGAGGCGGTCCGGGACGCCGACCTCAAGAACGGCCTGACCTGGCTGCCGCCCTCCGCTCTCAACAACACCTACGCGCTCGCGATGAACCAGGCCAACTTCAAGAAGTACGGCACGAAGACGCTCTCCGAGGTGGCCGCGCTGGCGAAGAAGGACCCGGGTGCGGTGACGGTGTGCGTGGAGAGCGAGTTCGCCAACCGCGCGGACGGGCTGCCGGGCATGGAGAAGGCGTACGGCATGAATCTCCCGGCGAAGAACATCACGCAGATGGACACCGGGATCATCTACACCCAGGTGAAGAAGGGGAGTTGCACGTACGGCGAGGTCTTCACCACCGACGGCCGCATCAAGTCGATGAACCTCGCGGTGATGGCCGACGACAAGAAGTTCTTCCCCAACTACAACGCGGCGCCCGAGATCAACACGAAGGCCCTGAAGAAGTGGCCGGCGATCGCGAAGGTCCTGGACCCGGTCACGAAGAAGCTGAACAACACGGTGGCGCAGGCGCTGAACGCGAAGGTGGATGTCGACGGGGAGGATCCGCATCAGGTGGCGTTGGACTGGATGAAGGCGGAGGGGTTGGTCAAGGGCGGGTGA
- a CDS encoding ArsR/SmtB family transcription factor, with protein sequence MPEPEERPTRVLDARSLRGLAHPLRMRLLSELRRNGPATASQLAAKLGESSGATSYHLRQLAEYGFLEDAPEHGKGRERWWQAMHGGVELNETLLLDPDPAVRGAAAVFMHEVSTVHAQELSTFVATTHDWSADWYEASDASDWTLRLTPEMSVELIAKMHELVNSYRAQALPEGTPEAEQVRIHSHVFPVRTV encoded by the coding sequence ATGCCCGAGCCCGAGGAACGTCCCACACGCGTACTCGATGCCCGCTCCCTGCGCGGCCTCGCCCATCCCCTGCGCATGCGCCTGCTGAGCGAGCTACGACGCAACGGTCCCGCCACCGCCTCCCAACTCGCGGCCAAACTGGGCGAGTCCAGCGGGGCTACCAGCTACCACCTGCGGCAGCTCGCCGAGTACGGCTTCCTTGAAGACGCGCCGGAGCACGGCAAGGGCCGGGAGCGCTGGTGGCAAGCGATGCACGGGGGCGTGGAACTCAACGAGACCCTGCTCCTCGACCCGGACCCGGCGGTCCGCGGTGCCGCCGCCGTGTTCATGCACGAGGTCTCGACCGTCCACGCCCAGGAGCTCTCGACCTTCGTCGCCACCACGCACGACTGGTCCGCGGACTGGTACGAAGCCTCGGACGCGAGCGACTGGACCCTACGGCTGACGCCCGAGATGTCGGTCGAGCTCATCGCGAAGATGCACGAACTCGTCAACAGCTACCGCGCACAAGCCCTGCCCGAAGGCACCCCGGAGGCCGAGCAGGTGCGGATCCACAGCCACGTCTTCCCCGTCCGAACGGTCTGA
- a CDS encoding S16 family serine protease, which translates to MLLSRLTRPQAVAVCALPVVALLATAGFAPLPFSLAQPGLTANVLGENKGTPVITISGAPVRTTSGQLRMTTIEATGPDQHVALSDVIDSWFRTDRAVMPRDSVYPSGNSVKEIEQHNTEQMQESQDDATTAALNYLNLSDKKVKVTLTLADVGGPSAGLLFTLGIIDKLNGDGSGGDLTGGRTIAGTGTIGTDGTVGAVGGVALKTQAARRDGATVFLVPKAECSDAKSELPKGLRLVAVTSLKGAVSALKALETGKGSVPGC; encoded by the coding sequence GTGCTCCTCTCTCGCCTCACGCGCCCCCAGGCCGTAGCCGTCTGCGCCCTGCCCGTCGTGGCACTGCTCGCCACGGCGGGCTTCGCGCCGCTGCCCTTCTCGCTGGCGCAGCCCGGTCTGACCGCGAACGTGCTCGGCGAGAACAAGGGCACCCCGGTGATCACGATCTCCGGGGCGCCGGTGCGGACGACGAGCGGTCAGTTGCGCATGACGACGATCGAGGCGACCGGACCCGATCAGCATGTCGCGTTGAGCGATGTGATCGACAGTTGGTTCCGTACCGATCGAGCGGTCATGCCGCGTGACTCGGTCTACCCGAGCGGCAACAGCGTCAAGGAGATCGAGCAGCACAACACGGAGCAGATGCAGGAGTCGCAGGACGACGCGACCACGGCCGCGCTCAACTACCTGAACCTCAGCGACAAGAAGGTCAAGGTCACGCTGACGTTGGCGGACGTCGGCGGCCCCAGCGCGGGTCTGCTCTTCACCCTGGGGATCATCGACAAGCTGAACGGCGACGGCAGCGGGGGCGATCTCACCGGCGGTCGCACCATCGCCGGCACGGGCACGATCGGCACCGACGGCACGGTGGGCGCGGTCGGGGGAGTGGCCCTGAAGACCCAGGCCGCGCGCCGCGACGGAGCGACGGTGTTCCTGGTACCGAAGGCCGAATGCTCGGACGCCAAGTCCGAACTGCCCAAGGGTCTACGGCTGGTTGCGGTGACCTCGCTGAAGGGCGCGGTGAGCGCGCTGAAGGCGTTGGAGACGGGTAAGGGTTCGGTGCCGGGCTGTTAG
- a CDS encoding IclR family transcriptional regulator yields the protein MTAETSQTLDRGLRVLKLLADTDHGLTVTELSNKLGVNRTVVYRLLATLEQHALVRRDLGGRARVGLGVLRLGRQVHPLVREAALPALRSLAEDIGATAHLTLVDGADALAVAVVEPTWTDYHVAYRAGFRHPLDRGAAGRAILAARHRAADEPGYTLTHGELEAGASGAAAPLLGVTGVEGSVGVVMLADAVPERVGPRVVDAAREVAEALR from the coding sequence GTGACCGCGGAGACCTCCCAGACGCTCGACCGGGGACTGCGCGTCCTCAAACTGCTGGCCGATACGGACCACGGGCTGACCGTCACCGAACTGTCCAACAAACTGGGCGTCAACCGGACCGTCGTATACCGGTTGCTGGCCACCCTCGAACAGCACGCACTCGTACGCCGTGATCTGGGCGGCCGGGCCCGGGTCGGGCTCGGGGTGCTGCGGCTGGGCCGCCAGGTGCATCCGCTGGTACGGGAGGCGGCGCTGCCCGCGCTGCGGTCGCTGGCCGAGGACATCGGGGCGACCGCTCACCTCACCCTGGTCGACGGGGCGGACGCCCTCGCCGTCGCGGTGGTCGAGCCGACCTGGACGGACTACCACGTGGCCTACCGGGCCGGGTTCCGCCACCCCCTGGACCGGGGAGCCGCCGGCCGCGCGATCCTCGCCGCCCGGCACCGGGCCGCCGACGAACCCGGATACACCTTGACGCACGGGGAGTTGGAGGCGGGAGCGAGCGGCGCCGCGGCACCCCTGCTCGGGGTCACGGGCGTCGAGGGCAGCGTCGGCGTGGTGATGCTGGCCGATGCCGTGCCCGAACGGGTGGGACCGCGGGTCGTCGACGCGGCGCGCGAGGTAGCGGAGGCGCTGCGCTGA